A window of the Lepus europaeus isolate LE1 chromosome 5, mLepTim1.pri, whole genome shotgun sequence genome harbors these coding sequences:
- the ANXA9 gene encoding annexin A9, with product MEEDKRGHTGAATRPLHQHHFTPHTSGHPCSNKNTFASLEIAPAHLTILAQDPRVEGRQADRLARGTMSASSGKPAPTLTQEILSHLGLASKTAAWGTLGVLRTFLSFSVDKDVQRLLRAIAGQGVDRGAIVDVLTNRSREQRQLISRTFQERTQQELLKSLQAALCGDLERIVVALLQPAAQLDAQELRTALKASGSAKEVATEILATRAPARLQECLAVYKRDFQVEAEEDIKSETSGTLRDLLLALAKGGRESYSGVIDYNLAEQDAQALQQVQGPHSEGTWVRIFTQRNPEHLIRVFEQYHQGTGQGLEDAVRSRFHGDTQVALLSLASVVRNTPLYFAEKLHQALQEAEPDHQALTRILISRSETDLLSIRAEFKKKFGKSLYSSLQDAVKGDCRPALLALCRAEDM from the exons ATGGAGGAAGACAAGCGAG GCCACACGGGAGCTGCCACCCGGCCACTACACCAACACCACTTCACCCCTCACACCTCTGG gcacccgtGTTCCAACAAGAACACTTTCGCCAGCTTGGAGATTGCACCTGCTCACCTAACCATTCTAGCTCAAGACCCCAGAGTAGAAGGCAGACAAGCTGACAG GCTAGCCCGCGGCACCATGTCTGCGAGCAGCGGGAAGCCGGCGCCGACCCTGACCCAGGAGATCCTCAGCCACCTGGGCCTTGCCAGCAAG ACTGCGGCATGGGGCACCCTGGGCGTCCTCAGGACCTTCCTGAGCTTCAGCGTGGACAAGGACGTGCAGCGGCTGCTGAGGGCCATCGCAGGCCAAG GGGTGGACCGCGGCGCCATTGTAGATGTGCTAACCAAtcgcagcagagagcagaggcagctcATCTCCAGAACCTTCCAGGAGCGCACCCAGCAG GAGCTACTGAAGTCCCTGCAGGCGGCACTCTGCGGTGACCTGGAGAGGATCGTGGTGGCTCTGTtgcagcctgcagcccagctggACGCCCAGGAGTTGAGGACAGCCTTGAag GCCTCAGGTTCTGCTAAGGAGGTGGCCACGGAAATCCTCGCCACCCGAGCCCCAGCCCGACTGCAGGAATGCCTGGCGGTTTACAAACGTG ACTTccaggtggaggcagaggaggacaTCAAGTCGGAGACCAGCGGCACATTGCGGGacctgctcctggccctggccaag GGGGGCCGTGAGAGCTACTCTGGAGTCATTGACTACAACCTGGCAGAACAGGACGCCCAG GCCTTACAGCAGGTCCAAGGACCCCACAGCGAGGGCACATGGGTCCGAATCTTCACCCAGCGAAACCCCGAGCACCTCATTCGAG TGTTTGAACAGTACCACCAAGGCAccgggcaggggctggaggaTGCTGTCCGGAGCCGTTTCCATGGAGACACCCAGGTGGCCCTGCTCAGCCTCG CCTCGGTGGTCAGGAACACACCACTCTACTTTGCTGAGAAACTTCATCAAGCCCTCCAG GAAGCCGAGCCCGATCATCAAGCCCTGACGCGCATCCTCATCTCTCGCAGTGAAACTGACCTTCTGAGTATCCGAGCCGAGTTCAAGAAGAAATTTGGGAAGTCTCTCTACTCTTCTCTCCAG GATGCAGTGAAAGGGGACTGCCGCCCGGCGCTGCTGGCCCTGTGCAGGGCCGAAGACATGTGA
- the MINDY1 gene encoding ubiquitin carboxyl-terminal hydrolase MINDY-1, translating into MEPHHPEHLAPDEARTAEAVTPTNPEVLPGPDEHCQDADAKEAERAAGEKEPAEQALPPAQGEDNLESPPPEDSSSQPGPAHETSLEIETIGACSRPQELPPPPRTRQPELDFYCVKWIPWKGERTPIITQSTNGPCPLLAIMNILFLQWKVKLPPQKEVITSEELMAHLGNCLLSIKPQEKSEGLQLNFQQNVDDAMTVLPRLATGLDVNVRFTGVSDFEYTPECSVFDLLGIPLYHGWLVDPQSPEAVSAVGKLSYNQLVEKVITCKHSSDPNLVTEGLIAEQFLEATAAQLTYHGLCELTAAAKEGELSVFFRNNHFSTMTKHKSHLYLLVTDQGFLQEEQVVWESLHNVDGDSCFCDSEFHLSHSLGKGSGAGGGSGSPEKQLQVDQDYLIALSLQQQQPAPQGTLGLSDLELAQQLQQEEYQQQQGVQSPQPRTPLPQGRGAASGRPAGERRQRPKHESDCVVL; encoded by the exons ATGGAACCCCATCATCCTGAGCATCTGGCCCCTGATGAGGCTAGGACAGCAGAAGCAGTCACCCCCACAAACCCGGAGGTGCTGCCGGGGCCAGATGAGCACTGTCAGGACGCAGATGCCAAGGAGGCTGAGAGGGCAGCTGGAGAAAAGGAACCAGCAGAGCAGGCTTTGCCACCTGCCCAGGGCGAGGATAATCTGGAGTCCCCCCCACCTGAGGATAGCTCCAGTCAACCTGGGCCAGCCCATGAGACCTCACTTGAGATAGAGACAATAGGGGCGTGCTCCAGGCCCCaggagctccccccaccccccagaaccCGACAGCCTGAGCTCGATTTCTACTGTGTAAAGTGGATCCCCTGGAAGGGAGAACGGACGCCCATCATCACCCAGAGCACCAACGGCCCTTGCCCTCTCCTGGCCATCATGAACATCCTGTTTCTGCAATGGAAG GTGAAGCTGCCTCCGCAGAAGGAAGTGATCACCTCAGAAGAGCTCATGGCCCACCTTG GAAACTGCCTCCTGTCCATCAAGCCCCAGGAGAAGTCAGAGGGACTTCAGCTTAATTTTCAGCAG AATGTGGACGATGCAATGACCGTGCTGCCCCGACTGGCCACAGGTCTGGATGTCAATGTGCGGTTCACGGGCGTCTCTGATTTTGAGTACACGCCTGAGTGCAGTGTCTTTGACCTACTGGGCATCCCTCTGTACCATGGCTGGCTGGTTGATCCACAG AGCCCTGAAGCTGTGAGTGCAGTTGGGAAACTGAGTTACAACCAGCTGGTAGAGAAAGTCATCACCTGCAAACACTCCAGCGACCCCAACCTGGTGACAGAAG GCCTGATCGCCGAGCAGTTCTTGGAGGCCACGGCAGCCCAGCTGACGTACCATGGACTGTGTGAGCTCACGGCAGCGGCCAAGGAGGGCGAGCTCAGTGTCTTTTTCCGAAACAACCACTTCAGCACTATGACCAAGCACAAG AGTCACTTGTACCTATTAGTCACCGACCAGGGCTTCCTACAGGAAGAGCAGGTGGTTTGGGAGAGCCTGCACAACGTGGACGGCGACAGCTGCTTTTGTGACTCGGAGTTCCACCTAAGTCActccctgggcaaggggtccggagcaggaggtgggagcgGCTCCCCAGAGAAGCAGCTGCAGGTGGATCAG gACTACTTGATTGCCCTGTccctccagcagcagcagccggcgccgcaaggcacgCTGGGCCTCAGCGACTTGGAGCTGGCCCAGCAGCTTCAGCAAGAGGAGTATCAGCAGCAGCAGGGGGTTCAGTCCCCGCAGCCTCGGACCCCCCTCCCACAG GGCAGAGGAGCCGCGTCGGGCCGGCCAGCTGGGGAGcggcggcagaggcccaagcacgagTCGGACTGTGTGGTGCTGTAG